From the Ctenopharyngodon idella isolate HZGC_01 chromosome 3, HZGC01, whole genome shotgun sequence genome, one window contains:
- the LOC127509837 gene encoding interferon-induced very large GTPase 1-like isoform X2, which yields MREIGQIYESCESVQKNKKDLQVHFSSLPSLAAEMMISGFPLELMDGDAAHVPVIWISAVLDELIQKLVDQRVFVLSVLGIQSSGKSTMLNAMFGLQFAVSAGRCTRGAFMQLVRLSDEMKTQMNFDYILVVDTEGLCALELTGRSTKDHDNEFTTFVVGLGNLTLINIFGENPAEMQDILQIVVQAFLRMKKVKLNPSCVFVHQNVSDVTAGEKNEEGRRRLQETLDKMTKLAAKDEVYDAGCFSDVIKFDVQNDVKYFAHLWEGNPPMAPPNPNYCENIQELKETIMSHALKSHGMMLIDLKDRMKDLWEALLNERFVFSFRNSLEISAYRKLETKYSKWSWRLRSAMMEIENKLHNKIENEAIHEVEETDLQTELKKTSEEVEKSMSAFFEKDIDADILIQWKTSFEIKIKEIQENIVRETKRKLNEILQQRDLKKMIDAQKTHHENTLFEKSKELALKLKDKTNDEQTLKKEFDLFWKHSVKKIIRDTHPIKDIDIMRDVKHFLSDIYESAPVGHWMESKDIFSVPNYTQYVLFKKEFKDSVINSSGYTQTLSPEDKIRIFITDVAQQTDKMIQSFNISKMGYNISRVQQLIDYIKRRVTEHQEGSVEYEFKNEFFMNLVLSICSRAVQMITDQHKMFRDANDPEIYVEKKRAEYYSIFQKYCHGATSAAIFGEIICQKLKEPIEQSVYKKTARDLTDEIMKNCQSLNGNRSKLEKHILKTLAEEEDCEKYMNYIYNPRDHFKSFIRNEVSQYITDKFSVIILHKMKENIKLMQQKIIKAAHESTELVQVNRGDVGLWLKSFTQQLSDVLIFSEKDLSGVKHSGADNCNLLEDVIREELPATMSDIYGRFNTETFLVKLDYTFRPDEILIDHFCQCCWVQCPFCKTVCTNTIENHHGDHSVPFHRSIGLSGIHYDNTFNLSTHICTSAVGNSNLYFYPIGSEDKVPWKDYRTAGGVYADWSITSDLSELPYWKWFVCRFQKDLEKYYSKTFEGSGEIPDEWKIYSKQDAIESLDKYI from the exons ATGAGGGAAATCGGTCAGATCTATGAATCATGTGAATCTGTGCAGAAGAACAAGAAAGACCTGCAGGTTCACTTCTCTTCTCTCCCGAGTCTTGCAGCAGAGATGATGATCTCTGGATTTCCACTGGAGCTGATGGATGGAGATGCTGCTCATGTTCCTGTGATCTGGATCTCTGCTGTTCTAGATGAACTCATCCAGAAACTGGTAGACCAGAGAGTCTTTGTGCTGTCAGTTTTAGGGATTCAGAGCTCTGGGAAATCCACCATGCTGAATGCCATGTTTGGACTCCAGTTTGCCGTCAGTGCTGGCAGGTGCACCAGAGGAGCTTTCATGCAGCTGGTCAGATTGTCAGATGAGATGAAAACACAGATGAACTTTGACTATATTCTGGTTGTTGATACTGAGGGTCTTTGTGCTCTAGAACTGACTGGAAGATCAACAAAAGATCATGACAATGAATTTACCACATTTGTTGTTGGTCTTGGAAATCTGACATTGATCAACATCTTTGGAGAAAACCCAGCTGAGATGCAGGACATTCTTCAGATTGTTGTTCAGGCCTTCCTGAGGATGAAGAAG GTCAAACTAAATcccagctgtgtgtttgtgcatcaaAACGTCTCGGACGTCACAGCTGGAGAGAAAAATGAGGAGGGAAGGAGACGACTGCAGGAGACACTGGATAAGATGACAAAACTTGCTGCTAAAGATGAAGTCTATGATGCAGGATGTTTCAGTGATGTCATTAAATTTGATGTTCAGAATGATGTGAAGTATTTTGCTCATCTTTGGGAGGGAAACCCACCGATGGCACCACCAAACCCAAACTACTGTGAGAATATTCAAGAACTAAAGGAAACTATTATGTCTCATGCCTTAAAGTCACATGGAATGATGCTGATAGACTTAAAAGATCGTATGAAAGATCTTTGGGAGGCTTTACTGAATGAACGATTCGTCTTCAGCTTTAGAAATTCTCTGGAGATTTCAGCCTACAGGAAACTGGAGACAAAATACAGCAAGTGGTCCTGGAGGCTTCGCAGTGCCATGATGGAAATTGAGAACAAACTAcacaacaaaatagaaaatgaagcAATCCATGAGGTTGAGGAAACTGATCTTCAAACAGAACTGAAGAAGACAAGTGAAGAAGTGGAAAAATCAATGTCTGCATTCTTTGAGAAAGACATAGATGCAGATATACTCATTCAGTGGAAAACatcatttgaaatcaaaattaaagaGATTCAGGAAAACATTGTAagagaaacaaagagaaaattaaATGAGATTCTTCAGCAGCGAGACCTGAAGAAAATGATTGATGCTCAGAAGACACATCATGAAAACACTCTCTTTGAAAAGAGCAAAGAGCTTGCCTTAAAActcaaagacaaaacaaatgatgaacaaacactgaaaaaagaaTTTGATTTGTTCTGGAAACACAGTGTGAAGAAGATCATCAGAGACACTCATCCAATAAAAGACATTGACATAATGAGAGATGTGAAACACTTCCTCAGTGACATCTATGAAAGTGCACCTGTAGGCCACTGGATggagagcaaggatattttctCTGTGCCAAATTATACTCAATATGTTCTTTTTAAGAAGGAGTTCAAAGATTCTGTAATCAACTCATCTGGATACACTCAAACATTATCTCCAGAAGATAAAATAAGAATATTCATCACAGATGTTGCTCAGCAGACAGACAAAATGATTCAgtcatttaacatttcaaagatGGGCTACAACATCAGCCGGGTTCAACAACTCATAGATTACATCAAGAGGAGAGTAACAGAACATCAGGAAGGATCTGTGGAATATGAGTTCAAGAATGAATTCTTCATGAATTTAGTACTTTCCATCTGTAGCAGAGCAGTGCAGATGATCACTGACCAACACAAAATGTTCAGAGACGCCAATGATCCAGAAATATATGTTGAGAAAAAGAGAGCAGAGTACTATAGTATTTTCCAGAAGTACTGTCATGGAGCAACATCAGCTGCTATTTTTGGAGAGATCATCTGTCAGAAACTTAAAGAGCCCATTGAGCAGAGTGTCTACAAGAAGACTGCTAGAGATCTGACAgatgaaataatgaaaaattgtCAATCACTGAATGGAAACAGATCAAAATTGGAGAAACACATCCTGAAGACACTGGCAGAAGAGGAGGATTGTGAAAAATACATGAACTACATTTATAATCCCAGAGATCACTTCAAGAGTTTCATCAGAAATGAAGTCAGTCAGTACATCACTGATAAGTTCAGTGTCATCATTTTACACAAGATGAAGGAGAACATTAAACTTATGCAGCAGAAGATCATAAAAGCAGCACATGAATCTACTGAACTTGTTCAAGTGAACAGAGGAGATGTTGGTTTGTGGTTGAAGAGTTTCACACAGCAGCTCTCGGATGTGCTGATCTTCTCTGAAAAAGACCTCAGTGGAGTGAAACATAGTGGTGCTGATAATTGCAACCTCCTAGAAGATGTGATAAGAGAAGAACTTCCTGCTACAATGTCTGATATCTATGGTAGATTCAACACAGAGACATTTCTAGTAAAGCTGGACTATACGTTTAGGCCAGATGAGATTCTTATCGATCACTTCTGTCAGTGCTGTTGGGTTCAGTGTCCATTCTGTAAAACTGTCTGCACCAAcaccatagaaaaccatcatggagatcacaGTGTTCCTTTCCATCGTAGTATTGGACTGAGTGGAATTCATTATGACAATACATTTAACTTGTCTACTCATATCTGCACATCAGCAGTGGGAAACAGCAATCTATATTTTTATCCTATTGGATCAGAAGATAAAGTCCCCTGGAAAGATTACAGAACAGCAGGAGGAGTTTATGCAGACTGGAGCATCACCTCTGACCTCTCTGAACTGCCCTACTGGAAGTGGTTTGTGTGCAGATTCCAGAAAGATCTGGAAAAAtactacagtaaaacatttgagGGGAGTGGTGAGATACCAGATGAATGGAAAATATACTCAAAACAGGATGCTATTGAGAGTTTGGATAAATACATTTAA
- the LOC127509837 gene encoding interferon-induced very large GTPase 1-like isoform X1, translated as MADRAGRSGDWKTRERCLDRSKSMDEYPKIGSSPDLNRPDKYVPESDLRIVLLGKDLQENCRVGKLILGNEKFDIEAPSDQVQTERKIHKTVINVPHLLQPHLSDHQIIEAVRECVKQSDPGPHVIVLVLKHDQCSKEDQEHVEKVLNYFSNKVYEHTMVLTIQDSDSIELTKVNDVIKEMIKNCFNRHYKLTKNSPSADLRETLEKIAQMNSGHYLICDEFEGSEQQARERGHKETPLTIALFGNSASIQFRHDNYLLGEEENRFKTTDTSRIIPLQREIAEDYISVINMTVRHETELNLHCVDYLIDQLVNENEIHAFIFVVRLGQLTDADQKSLEWLQRVFGDKVLQYVMILFTYETEEESDTINDIKNPVLEQLLEKCGGRYHTCNKMMNNQTEMRDLMNKIERLFNENKQQRYTEIRQNFQKSGVLFKKESDTIAIMKDNTQQITTSMGKDTPNKVIALEKETRLEQDNGKETNGKTKHLFKRLHLKGRDHKLRTADFLQLTAHSLKSCDSCVEEELIQTFMQKLLMMNYRARYIHVEENNEQHHTKQRDNDSYKDMGDIFKAMSISKKGISQSDRIHPMDVQMAVFHCSDGFLKQLLVTKLSQCQYALPLLVPDPFTQQIEFPLWTFRQINKSWKIRNTNNEIISQTHPVYKAPTPMVSFFRFGSVSSSKSQLMNSLINEKHNTFFHRNCPGSSRTRVLMDGVVEIAWFCPSGKNTDKFTDCVAFCNLHGDAGDHEKQLQILTEMASVNVVLLPQLQNNDKSATIIQNLYSNRKPLICLFTEDESAVTELMKGKFKIGLKDRNQSDVSEELRRTINDCLSESSSTFRLEDVSKHSDIRVDEEDDDNCRRGREAAQQMMSLLEKKDLTEIKDLFLPCQGKLWHQWSQKNKELHRPRAYETEMDISRKKTEMKNIRQQQHESDINTFIQLFFKQIQCHAENNMYFLKWLEIFLTSKNIFVPQKYDTSKQLKAEQTDLERMSEELQAATFGLEHIMREIGQIYESCSSVKKNKKDLQVHFSSLPSLAAEMIISGFPMELMDGDAAHVPVVWISAVLDELIQKLGDQRVFVLSVLGIQSSGKSTMLNAMFGLQFAVSAGRCTRGAFMQLIRVSEEMKTQMNFDYILVVDTEGLRALELTGSSTRHHDNELATFVVGLGNLTLINIFGENPSEMQDILQIVVQAFLRMKKVKLNPSCVFVHQNVSDVTAGEKNEEGRRRLQETLDKMTKLAAKDEVYDAGCFSDVIKFDVQNDVKYFAHLWEGNPPMAPPNPNYCENIQELKETIMSHALKSHGMMLIDLKDRMKDLWEALLNERFVFSFRNSLEISAYRKLETKYSKWSWRLRSAMMEIENKLHNKIENEAIHEVEETDLQTELKKTSEEVEKSMSAFFEKDIDADILIQWKTSFEIKIKEIQENIVRETKRKLNEILQQRDLKKMIDAQKTHHENTLFEKSKELALKLKDKTNDEQTLKKEFDLFWKHSVKKIIRDTHPIKDIDIMRDVKHFLSDIYESAPVGHWMESKDIFSVPNYTQYVLFKKEFKDSVINSSGYTQTLSPEDKIRIFITDVAQQTDKMIQSFNISKMGYNISRVQQLIDYIKRRVTEHQEGSVEYEFKNEFFMNLVLSICSRAVQMITDQHKMFRDANDPEIYVEKKRAEYYSIFQKYCHGATSAAIFGEIICQKLKEPIEQSVYKKTARDLTDEIMKNCQSLNGNRSKLEKHILKTLAEEEDCEKYMNYIYNPRDHFKSFIRNEVSQYITDKFSVIILHKMKENIKLMQQKIIKAAHESTELVQVNRGDVGLWLKSFTQQLSDVLIFSEKDLSGVKHSGADNCNLLEDVIREELPATMSDIYGRFNTETFLVKLDYTFRPDEILIDHFCQCCWVQCPFCKTVCTNTIENHHGDHSVPFHRSIGLSGIHYDNTFNLSTHICTSAVGNSNLYFYPIGSEDKVPWKDYRTAGGVYADWSITSDLSELPYWKWFVCRFQKDLEKYYSKTFEGSGEIPDEWKIYSKQDAIESLDKYI; from the exons ATGGCTGACAGGGCAGGCAGAT CGGGTGACTGGAAGACCAGGGAAAGATGCCTCGATAGGAGCAAGAGCATGGATGAATACcctaaaa ttGGCAGTAGTCCAGATTTGAATCGCCCTGACA AGTATGTTCCAGAGAGTGATCTGAGGATTGTTCTGCTGGGGAAGGACTTGCAGGAAAACTGCAGAGTTGGAAAACTCATTTTAGGGAATGAAAAGTTTGACATTGAAGCTCCTTCAGATCAAGtgcagacagaaagaaaaatacacAAGACAGTCATCAACGTTCCTCACCTGCTCCAGCCACATCTCTCAGACCATCAGATCATAGAGGccgtgagagagtgtgtgaaacAGTCTGATCCAGGACCACATGTGATCGTTCTGGTCCTCAAACATGACCAGTGTTCAAAAGAAGATCAAGAGCATGTGGAGAAGGTGCTCAACTATTTCTCTAACAAGGTTTATGAACACACCATGGTGCTCACGATACAAGATTCAGACAGTATTGAGCTGACCAAAGTCAATGACGTTATAAAGGAAATgattaaaaactgttttaacaGACATTACAAACTTACAAAAAACAGCCCTTCTGCTGATCTTAGAGAGACATTAGAGAAAATTGCACAAATGAACAGTGGACACTATCTGATTTGTGATGAATTTGAAGGTTCAGAGCAACAGGCCAGAGAAAGAG gcCATAAGGAGACACCTCTGACCATTGCACTATTTGGAAACTCTGCATCAATCCAGTTTAGACATGACAACTATCTACTTGGAGAAGAAGAGAAccgttttaaaactacagacaCATCCAGGATCATTCCTTTACAGAGAGAAATAGCAGAAGACTACATCTCTGTGATCAACATGACTGTCAGACATGAGACTGAACTTAACTTGCACTGTGTGGATTATCTCATTGATCAActagtgaatgaaaatgaaatccaCGCCTTCATCTTTGTTGTGCGACTGGGCCAGTTAACAGATGCCGATCAGAAGAGTCTTGAATGGCTTCAGAGAGTGTTTGGTGACAAAGTTCTTCAGTATGTGATGATTCTCTTCACCTATGAGACAGAAGAAGAGTCTGACACTATAAACGACATAAAAAACCCTGTTCTGGAGCAGCTGCTGGAGAAATGTGGAGGAAGATATCACACCTGCAACAAGATGATGAACAACCAAACAGAGATGAGAGACCTGATGAACAAGATTGAGCGTctgtttaatgaaaataaacagcagcgcTACACTGAAATAAGGCAAAACTTTCAAAAGAGTGGGGttcttttcaaaaaagaaagtg aTACAATCGCAATCATGAAAGACAACACGCAGCAAATCACTACAAGCATGGGGAAAGATACACCAAACAAG GTAATAGCTTTAGAAAAGGAAACAAGATTGGAACAAGACAACGGAAAAGAAACTAATGGAAAAACAAAGCATCTCTTTAAAAGACTTCATCTTAAAGGCAGGGATCATAAACTGAGAACTGCAGATTTTCTTCAATTAACTGCACATTCATTAAAATCCTGTGACTCTTGTGTTGAAGAGGAGCTGATTCAGACTTTCATGCAAAAACTACTGATGATGAACTACAGAGCAAGATACATTCATGTTGAGGAAAACAATGAACAGCATCACACAAAACAAAGAGACAATGACTCATATAAAGATATGGGTGATATTTTTAAAGCAATGTCTATTTCTAAAAAAGGAATCAGTCAATCTGATCGCATTCACCCAATGGATGTTCAGATGGCCGTATTTCATTGTTCTGATGGTTTTCTGAAGCAGCTGTTGGTCACTAAACTGTCCCAGTGTCAGTACGCTCTGCCTCTGCTTGTTCCTGATCCATTCACACAACAGATTGAGTTTCCTCTCTGGACATTCAGACAAATCAACAAGAGCTGGAAGATCAGAAACACCAACAATGAAATCATCAGTCAAACCCATCCGGTCTACAAGGCACCAACTCCAATGGTGTCTTTCTTTAGGTTTGGCTCTGTGTCTTCATCCAAGTCTCAGCTGATGAACAGTCTGATCAATGAGAAACACAACACATTCTTCCACAGGAACTGCCCAGGCAGCAGCAGAACCAGAGTCCTGATGGATGGAGTGGTGGAGATCGCCTGGTTCTGCCCCTCTGGGAAAAACACGGATAAATTCACTGACTGTGTTGCGTTCTGTAATCTACATGGTGATGCAGGAGACCATGAGAAACAGCTGCAGATCCTCACTGAAATGGCCTCAGTCAATGTTGTTCTTCTACCACAActtcaaaacaatgacaaaagtGCAACAATAATCCAAAACCTGTACAGTAACAGAAAGCCACTCATTTGTCTTTTTACTGAGGATGAATCTGCTGTAACTGAGCTGATGAAAGGGAAATTCAAGATTGGTTTGAAAGACAGAAATCAGTCGGATGTATCTGAAGAACTCAGAAGAACTATAAATGATTGTCTCTCAGAATCATCTTCCACTTTCAGACTTGAAGATGTGTCCAAACACTCAGACATCAGAGtagatgaggaagatgatgataactgcagaagaggaagagaagcagcacAGCAGATGATGAGTTTACTGGAGAAGAAAGATCTGACAGAAATCAAAGACTTATTTCTGCCCTGTCAGGGAAAACTGTGGCATCAGTGGAGTCAGAAGAACAAAGAACTACATCGACCTCGAGCATATGAGACAGAAATGGATATCAgtagaaagaaaacagaaatgaaGAATATCCGTCAACAGCAGCATGAATCTGACataaatacttttatacagttgttttttaaacaaatccaATGTCATGCTGAGAATAACATGTATTTTCTGAAATGGCTTGAAATCTTCCTAacctcaaaaaatatttttgttcctCAAAAATATGATACATCTAAACAACTCAAGGCTGAACAAACTGACCTTGAGAGAATGTCTGAGGAATTACAAGCTGCAACCTTTGGTCTGGAGCACATCATGAGGGAGATCGGTCAGATCTATGAATCATGTTCATCTGTGAAGAAGAACAAGAAAGACCTGCAGGTTCACTTCTCTTCTCTCCCGAGTCTTGCAGCAGAGATGATTATCTCTGGATTTCCAATGGAGCTGATGGATGGAGATGCTGCTCATGTTCCTGTGGTCTGGATCTCTGCTGTTCTAGATGAACTCATCCAGAAACTGGGAGACCAGAGAGTTTTTGTGCTGTCAGTTTTAGGGATTCAAAGCTCTGGAAAATCCACCATGCTGAATGCCATGTTTGGACTCCAGTTTGCCGTCAGTGCTGGCAGGTGCACCAGAGGAGCTTTCATGCAGCTGATCAGAGTGTCAGAAGAGATGAAAACACAGATGAACTTTGACTATATTCTGGTTGTTGATACTGAGGGTCTTCGTGCTCTAGAATTGACTGGAAGTTCAACCAGACATCATGACAATGAATTGGCCACATTTGTTGTTGGTCTTGGAAATCTGACCTTGATCAACATCTTTGGAGAAAACCCATCTGAGATGCAGGACATTCTTCAGATTGTTGTCCAGGCCTTCCTGAGGATGAAGAAGGTCAAACTAAATcccagctgtgtgtttgtgcatcaaAACGTCTCGGACGTCACAGCTGGAGAGAAAAATGAGGAGGGAAGGAGACGACTGCAGGAGACACTGGATAAGATGACAAAACTTGCTGCTAAAGATGAAGTCTATGATGCAGGATGTTTCAGTGATGTCATTAAATTTGATGTTCAGAATGATGTGAAGTATTTTGCTCATCTTTGGGAGGGAAACCCACCGATGGCACCACCAAACCCAAACTACTGTGAGAATATTCAAGAACTAAAGGAAACTATTATGTCTCATGCCTTAAAGTCACATGGAATGATGCTGATAGACTTAAAAGATCGTATGAAAGATCTTTGGGAGGCTTTACTGAATGAACGATTCGTCTTCAGCTTTAGAAATTCTCTGGAGATTTCAGCCTACAGGAAACTGGAGACAAAATACAGCAAGTGGTCCTGGAGGCTTCGCAGTGCCATGATGGAAATTGAGAACAAACTAcacaacaaaatagaaaatgaagcAATCCATGAGGTTGAGGAAACTGATCTTCAAACAGAACTGAAGAAGACAAGTGAAGAAGTGGAAAAATCAATGTCTGCATTCTTTGAGAAAGACATAGATGCAGATATACTCATTCAGTGGAAAACatcatttgaaatcaaaattaaagaGATTCAGGAAAACATTGTAagagaaacaaagagaaaattaaATGAGATTCTTCAGCAGCGAGACCTGAAGAAAATGATTGATGCTCAGAAGACACATCATGAAAACACTCTCTTTGAAAAGAGCAAAGAGCTTGCCTTAAAActcaaagacaaaacaaatgatgaacaaacactgaaaaaagaaTTTGATTTGTTCTGGAAACACAGTGTGAAGAAGATCATCAGAGACACTCATCCAATAAAAGACATTGACATAATGAGAGATGTGAAACACTTCCTCAGTGACATCTATGAAAGTGCACCTGTAGGCCACTGGATggagagcaaggatattttctCTGTGCCAAATTATACTCAATATGTTCTTTTTAAGAAGGAGTTCAAAGATTCTGTAATCAACTCATCTGGATACACTCAAACATTATCTCCAGAAGATAAAATAAGAATATTCATCACAGATGTTGCTCAGCAGACAGACAAAATGATTCAgtcatttaacatttcaaagatGGGCTACAACATCAGCCGGGTTCAACAACTCATAGATTACATCAAGAGGAGAGTAACAGAACATCAGGAAGGATCTGTGGAATATGAGTTCAAGAATGAATTCTTCATGAATTTAGTACTTTCCATCTGTAGCAGAGCAGTGCAGATGATCACTGACCAACACAAAATGTTCAGAGACGCCAATGATCCAGAAATATATGTTGAGAAAAAGAGAGCAGAGTACTATAGTATTTTCCAGAAGTACTGTCATGGAGCAACATCAGCTGCTATTTTTGGAGAGATCATCTGTCAGAAACTTAAAGAGCCCATTGAGCAGAGTGTCTACAAGAAGACTGCTAGAGATCTGACAgatgaaataatgaaaaattgtCAATCACTGAATGGAAACAGATCAAAATTGGAGAAACACATCCTGAAGACACTGGCAGAAGAGGAGGATTGTGAAAAATACATGAACTACATTTATAATCCCAGAGATCACTTCAAGAGTTTCATCAGAAATGAAGTCAGTCAGTACATCACTGATAAGTTCAGTGTCATCATTTTACACAAGATGAAGGAGAACATTAAACTTATGCAGCAGAAGATCATAAAAGCAGCACATGAATCTACTGAACTTGTTCAAGTGAACAGAGGAGATGTTGGTTTGTGGTTGAAGAGTTTCACACAGCAGCTCTCGGATGTGCTGATCTTCTCTGAAAAAGACCTCAGTGGAGTGAAACATAGTGGTGCTGATAATTGCAACCTCCTAGAAGATGTGATAAGAGAAGAACTTCCTGCTACAATGTCTGATATCTATGGTAGATTCAACACAGAGACATTTCTAGTAAAGCTGGACTATACGTTTAGGCCAGATGAGATTCTTATCGATCACTTCTGTCAGTGCTGTTGGGTTCAGTGTCCATTCTGTAAAACTGTCTGCACCAAcaccatagaaaaccatcatggagatcacaGTGTTCCTTTCCATCGTAGTATTGGACTGAGTGGAATTCATTATGACAATACATTTAACTTGTCTACTCATATCTGCACATCAGCAGTGGGAAACAGCAATCTATATTTTTATCCTATTGGATCAGAAGATAAAGTCCCCTGGAAAGATTACAGAACAGCAGGAGGAGTTTATGCAGACTGGAGCATCACCTCTGACCTCTCTGAACTGCCCTACTGGAAGTGGTTTGTGTGCAGATTCCAGAAAGATCTGGAAAAAtactacagtaaaacatttgagGGGAGTGGTGAGATACCAGATGAATGGAAAATATACTCAAAACAGGATGCTATTGAGAGTTTGGATAAATACATTTAA